CGCATCGCCGCTGATGATGCCTTTGTCAAGCAGCACGTCGGCGAAGACGATGGTGATGAGCGATTTGGATTGCAGCAGCCAGCCGATGATCGCCGCCTCGCCCTCGTCCCATTTCAATATCCGACCGGCTAGATGCACGCCGATCAGCTTGCCCGCCACCGCTGCCAGCAGCAGCAGGCCAGCCACCGCGAACACCGCCGCGCCGCCGATGGACCAATGCGTCTTCAGGCCGGTGCTCAGGAAAAACACCGGCATCATCAGCAGCAGCACGTAATGCCTGAGCAGGTCGACGTGCTTCTGCTCGAACCAGCGCAGGTCGATCACCACGCCGGCGAGAAACGCGCCCACCATGAAATGCAGGCCCGACCATTCGGCCATGAAGGCGGCGACGGCCAGCCAGATGATGGCGGCGAACCAGCGGTCGGCTTCGGTCAATCGCGCCATCAGCTTTCGGAAACCTATCGCGGCCAGACCGAACGTTACGAGAAAAATCAATTGTGTCTTGAGGCGCTGCAGATCCAGCAACACCACCGCCAGCACCGACCAGATCAATATGTCGTCAAGGCTGGCGTAGCGCAGCACGCGCTGGCCGATGGGCTGGCGTAGCAGTTCCATCTTTTCCAGGAAGATGATCAGTATCGGCAGCGCCGTGATGGAACAGGACATGCCGATGGCCAGCGTGAATTGCCAGCCGTGCGCCAGCGGGCCGGCCCAGCCCGCGTGATGGCTCAACAGATAACCGACGATGGCGCCCAGCGACAGCGGCACGCCCAGCGCGAGGCCGGCGGTGATGCCGCTTTCGCGGCGGTATCGCCACACGTTGCTCAAATCCAGTTCCAGTCCGGCGACGAACACGAAAATCATCACCGCCCAGGCGGCGATGCCGTTCAAGTTTTGCGTGGTGGTCGCGCTGAACACCGCGTTGTAGCAGTTGCCGCAATACGCACCGAGCACGTCGGGTCCGAGCACGATGCCGGCGACGATCTGCACCACCACCATCGGCGCGTAGTAGTCGGTTTTCAGGTGACGCCAGAGCAGATACGGCACGCTGAAGATGATCAGCATGGCGATCAGGAAACTTTCGGGTTGGGTCAGGTGAAACGCCACGACAGGCTCCTGTCTTCGGATCATTCAACTGATGTGATAGACCAGTTTCTCCCCTGCATGCAGGGGAGAGCTGGGGGTCAGCGCTCTGAACTTAAGGATCTTCCAATCACCCAAAATCCAACTTTCGTCATTCCAGCGAAAGCTGGAATCCAGTGTTTTTCCGTCCCCAAGTCGCTGGAATGACGAGATGGGGAATTACACTTAAGTTCGGAGTATTGCTTCCACCTCCCCTGCAAGCAGGGGAGGTGCTTGCTTCACGCGTCGCCCTCGAATACGCGACGGAACCGAGGCGCTAATCGATCAACAACGGCCGATACGCCCCTGCAAAAAAGACCAACGGCCTGCCCTCCGGCTCGGCGAAGAACTTGTCGACAATGCCGATGAGCAGGTCGTGATCGCCTGCCTCCATCCTGCCCCAACTCAAGCATTCAAAACGGGCCAATGCATGCTTGACGTAGGGCATTCCGTACTCGTTGATCGCGTAATCGGCCGGGTGCATCCGATGATCGCCGGGGCGTGCGTAGCGGCTCGAAATCTCCATCTGCTGATCGGATAGCACGCTGATGGAATAGCTTTTCAGTCGCGAAAACAGCGGATAACACAGCGATTTCTGCTTGATGCTCCACTGCACCAGCGATGGCTCCAGCGACAATGACGAAAAGGAGTTGATCGTCATGCCGATCGGCAGCCCCTGCTCGCCGACGGCCGACACCACGCATACCCCGGTGGTGAACCGACCCAGGGCGTGGCGATATTGTTTTTGCTCAAGCGCCATGACGAAAAGTCCTCCGCTCAGTCGGTTTCGCACTCTTGCACCACCATGCTCGGGTGCACGTCTTCCATGTCTTGCTTCTTCATCGCGTCGTACTCGGGCATCGGCACGCCGATGCGCCGAGGGTGAACGCCGTGCATGTCCGGATAGCCGTAGCGGCGGAAGTTGAAGGGCTTCATGTCTTCGCGCAGGAAGCGGCCAAGTTCTTCCGCCTCTTCCGCGCTGACCGAATCGCGCTTGGCGTATTCCACCACCTTGCGGTAGACCGATTCGAATTTCTCCACGAATACCTTGTCGCCCGCGCTCAGCAGCAAGTGGTCCAGATCCACCGCCTTGCCCGCGCCGCCCTTCTCCAGGTAGCTCTCCGTGCCCATGAAGCAGAAGAAGCAGTAGTTCTTGAAGATCTCGAAATGCTTGAAGGTCTTGTACATGCCGTCGACCATCTTGGCGACGTGGAAGTACTCGGTCTTGATGGATTTCTCGTAATCCAGCAGCAGCTTCCGTTCAAAGCGCTTGTTCGGAAAAATCTGCTTGTCCAGCACGTCCACCAGCCGGTGGATGGACATGAAGGTGGCGGCCAGGCCGGTGCTGAACCACGCATCCAGCGCATACGCCGACGCCTGCAGCATGGCCCAGCGGTCGCCGGCCAGTTCCTTGTTGAGGAACTGCAGCCGCTTGGTTTTGATGAAGGGGAACTCGATCTTGCGGCCGCGCAGCAGCTCGGACACCATCGGATACTGGTCGATGATTTCCCAGAATTCCTCTTCGCCATTGCGGTCGTTTTCCGGATACAGGTCGATGTCCAGGTTGACGCCGACGCTGGTGATGCCGTTGTCGAAGGGAATGAACCAGATCCAGCCGCCTTCAAAGCAATGGTGCTGGGTGGCGCGTGAACGCGGCACCGGCGAGCGATCCGGATACTCGGTGCTCTTGCGGATGGTCTCGTCGAACGCGCCGATGTCCCTGAAGTGCGTGAAGATGCTGCGGCTCTTCAGCGGCGTGTCCAGCGCGTCGCCGGTGAGCTTCAGGTCGAACTTGCGGCCGATGATGGAATTGAAGCCGGTGGCATCCACCACGAAATCGGTTTCCACGGTGAATTCGCGCTCACCCTTCTTGCAGGAAAGATCCACCTTGTCCGTGCCGAACACGATGTCCTCGACCGAGGTCATGTCGCTGTATTCCACGCCGTACTTCACGGCCACCTCGGTGATCTGCTGATCCGACGCGGCGCGGTAGTACTGCGCGTCCACTTCGGATGTCTGTACGATCACTTCGGGAAACGGTCCGAATTCGTCCGGCCGGGTCTGGCCTTTCTGGTGCACGAAGTACTGGAACATCTCCTTCGGTCCGCACATCACGCCGTTTTTCGACGCGTGAATGTTGTTGTAGGTGGACAGATCGTCCAATTCCGGAATGCCGTAGGCGCGGCTGATGTAGCGCATCTTGCGGCTCAGCGCGGGCGTGCCCGATTCGCCCAGCGCAAAGCGCGGGTGCGTGCCGCGTTCGATCAGCAGCACGCTGTAGCCCAGTTTGGCCAGCACCAGCGCGCAACCGCTGCCGCCCATGCCGCTGCCGATCACGGTAACGTCGTATTTCTTCATGTGGATATCCTTGTGAACGAATGGCTGCGTGGATCCGCTCCGCCGTGGCGGAGCGGGCGGTGCTCAGGCGACCTGCGCTTGCGCTTCAAGCTGGTCGGCGGCGATCTTGCGGCTTTGCGCTTCCAGGCGGCGGCGCAGGATGCCGGCGAGAATGCCGTCGTAGACGCCGGCGCGCGCGTCCAGCATGCGCATCGCGGCGACATAGACCTTCTCGAAATCCGAACGGGAACGGATGTATGGCAGGCCGGCGGCAAACCAGCCGTCGCCGTGCGATTCGTCCAATTCGCAATGCACCACGAAGAAGCGCACCAACTTTTCGTTCAGGCCGCGGCGGCGCAGGTTGGCCAGGATGCGGCGCTGCTGCGCGGGAATCGTCAGCTCCAGCGCGCCCATGCCGCCCAGACCGTATGGCAGGCCGTCGGCGAACCAACACAGGTTGATCTTGGTGTTGAGCAGGTGGAAGGTTTCGGGATTCCAGTCGTCCTCGCGCGCGCCGCCGAAGTGATCCATCAGCGGCTCGAACAGGTTGGGATGGGCCTGCTCGAAATCGCCCTCGCCGAATTCGTCGTGCAAGTTTTCGTACAGTTCCTCGCGCATCTTGAACGGCACGAACAGACTGTAGGCGGCGACGTGCAGGTGGAAGCGCTGCATGTTCACGCGATAGTTGGACAGAAAGTAGCGAATTTCCTCGTCGCTGAGGTCGTTCTTGTCGAAATACACGAACAGCTCGTGATCGGTGACGCGGTGCTCGTAGATCCTGGCCTTGAGCCAGTCGAGGAATTCCTCGGGATCGACGATGTGCGGGGGAATATGCGCCTCGGGCAACATTTCCTTTTCCACGCTTTCCACCAGCGCACGGAATTTCCATTCCAGCTCGCTGCGCTGCGTGCCGAGGGCGAAGCCTTCGGACATGAGCTTAAGGTTCATGTGGAACAGCGTTTCCTGCAACGCACCCCACAGCGGGGAGCGCCGGTTGGACAGGGCCTCGCGAACGAGACCCTCCAGGTCGCCCAGGTATGCCATCGAACGCAATGCGTCGCTCTTGATTTGAGGATGACTAGCCAGATGTTTCATGTGTAGTCCTTGATGAAAGTGCCGGGAAATTTTTGTTGCGGCGGTACGGCATCAAGCCACTCCCAACTCGGCCGTCCGTCGCTTGGTGACTTCGTCTCGCAGGGCTCCCTTGACAACTTTTCCGGTAGCCGTCTTGGGGATGTTCGCTTCCATGGCGTGCGCGGGAACCTTGAAATCCGGAAGATGTTTCCTGCAGTGATCCAGAATGGCCGCCTCGTCGATCTGGGCGTGCGCGGCCTTTTCATAGACAAGAATGATGGTTGGTTTTTGTTGTTCGTCTTCCATGCCGATCACGGCCACGTCCTTGATGCCGGGGAACTGGCTGGCCACGTTCTCGATTTCCAGCGATGAAATGTTTTCCCATCCATAGGGCGTTTCCACGTGGATCAGGTCTTTCATCCGATCCTTGATTTCCAGATAGCCGTCCGGATGCACCACCGCCATGTCGCCGCTGTGGAACCATCCGTCGCGGAAGGCGCTTTCGGTGGCGCGCGGGTTGTCGTAGTAGCCCAGCGCCACCGTGTTGCCGGCCATCAGCACCTCGCCCAGCGTGGCGCCGTCCCAGGGCACGTCGCGCATGTCCTGGTCGACCACGCGCAAACCCGTACCGGCATGGATGGCGGCGATGCCCTGGCGCATGCGCAGGCGGGTCTGCTGTTCCCGCGGCAATGCATCCCATTCCCCGCGCGCTTCGCACATCACGAACGGGCCGAGCGTTTCGTTCAAGCCGTACTGGTGGATCAGCTCCACGCCTAGACGTTGCATGCCATCGACCAGGTCGGGCGGCGGCGCGGCGCCGCCGGTGAGCACGGTCAGCCCTTGCAGCATCGACGGCGCGAACGTCTCGTCGCCAAGCTGGCGCACCAGGCGCGGCGAGCCGGCCATGTGCGTGATCTTGTACGCCGCGATGCCTTGCCTGAGCGATGCGGGCGTGGCCTGCGCCACGTTCTGCTCCACCACCTGCTGCGCACCGGCCGCGACCGTGGCCCACATATGGCCCCAACCGTTGACGTGGAACATCGGCAGCGACCAGTAGTACACCGACGCGGCGGTGAGATTCATCATCAGGATCTGGCCCATCGCGTGCAGATAGGCAGCGCGATGGCTGTACACCACACCCTTTGGGTTGCCGGTGGTGCCGGAGGTGAAATTGATCGCGATGGGATCGTGCTCGGAGCGCAAGTAGCGGTCGAGCGGTACTAGCGAATCGTATTTATGCTGCTCGATGTCGAAGCAGCGGAACTTGCTGTCGATGTCGCCAGGGGCCGAGGCCGCGTCCAGCAGTACCACGATATGCCCGGACAGTTCCGTGAATAGCTCGCGATGCTGTTGGAGCAGCGCGGCGCTGGCCAGCACCACGCGGGTGCCGCTGTAGAGCATCTGCTTCTTGATGTCCGCCGACGGCAGCCACGGATTGAACGACACGATCACGCCGCCCGCAGCGGGAATCGCAAAGTGCGCCTCGATCGATTGCGGCGAGTTGTGCGTGAGCAGGCCGACCCGGTGTCCGTAGGCCACGCCAAGATTGCGCAGCAACGCCGTCATACGCCGGGCGCGCTTGAGCAGCGTGCCGAAATCGACGTCGCCTTCGCGGCTGCTGATCGCCACCCGGTCGGAAAGATAACGGCCGCAGCGCTCCAGAAACGTCAGCGGCGTGAGATTCGCATGGTAGTGCGTGTTCTTCATGGCGTTCCTTGACGAAAGTGAGATGTGATCTGATGCGTTTGCTCAGGATCGAGGGACCGGCAAGCGCGCCTGGTTTCCTCGTTCCCTACTACTTCCCGCTACCTGACAGCTCCGTCGCGATCGCCTGCACGCCGGCCGCAGCGCAGGCTTCATCTTTTTCTCCGCCCGGCGCGCCACCTACGCCCAGCGCGGCGACGATGCTGCCGTTCGCCTTGATCGCCACGGCGCCCGGCAGCAGCGCGATGTCCGGAATGGTGAGAAACGAAGGCTCGCTCGGTTTGCCATTGAACGCGGCGGCGGCTTGCGAGCTGCGGTCGAACTTGAAGATCGGCCCCAGCGTTATCACGGTATAAGCCTTGCGAAAAGCGGTGTCCTTGACGTGCACGGTGCTTCCGTCGGCGCGCAGGAACACGCGCAATGCACCAGCCCTGTCCACCACCGCCGCACCGATGTGATAGCCCTGCGCGTTGCAGAACTTCACGGCGCCCTGCGCGGCATGCAGCGCAATGTCGAGCGGCAGCTCGTAGCTTTGCGCGTGGACGTTGCCGCAGATGGCGACGATGGTGGCGAGTACCATTGATGCGATTTTCTTCATTGCGTTCTCCGCTGGTTTTTTGTGTTGCTGCGAGTCAACCATTACGCCGAATCAAAACGGCTCCGTATTCGCATCGATCGATTCCAGAAACTTCATCAGCACGCGTTGCGCCTTCGGATCGA
The sequence above is a segment of the Dyella sp. M7H15-1 genome. Coding sequences within it:
- a CDS encoding flavin reductase family protein, encoding MALEQKQYRHALGRFTTGVCVVSAVGEQGLPIGMTINSFSSLSLEPSLVQWSIKQKSLCYPLFSRLKSYSISVLSDQQMEISSRYARPGDHRMHPADYAINEYGMPYVKHALARFECLSWGRMEAGDHDLLIGIVDKFFAEPEGRPLVFFAGAYRPLLID
- a CDS encoding heme-binding protein, which gives rise to MKKIASMVLATIVAICGNVHAQSYELPLDIALHAAQGAVKFCNAQGYHIGAAVVDRAGALRVFLRADGSTVHVKDTAFRKAYTVITLGPIFKFDRSSQAAAAFNGKPSEPSFLTIPDIALLPGAVAIKANGSIVAALGVGGAPGGEKDEACAAAGVQAIATELSGSGK
- a CDS encoding tryptophan 7-halogenase, with the translated sequence MKKYDVTVIGSGMGGSGCALVLAKLGYSVLLIERGTHPRFALGESGTPALSRKMRYISRAYGIPELDDLSTYNNIHASKNGVMCGPKEMFQYFVHQKGQTRPDEFGPFPEVIVQTSEVDAQYYRAASDQQITEVAVKYGVEYSDMTSVEDIVFGTDKVDLSCKKGEREFTVETDFVVDATGFNSIIGRKFDLKLTGDALDTPLKSRSIFTHFRDIGAFDETIRKSTEYPDRSPVPRSRATQHHCFEGGWIWFIPFDNGITSVGVNLDIDLYPENDRNGEEEFWEIIDQYPMVSELLRGRKIEFPFIKTKRLQFLNKELAGDRWAMLQASAYALDAWFSTGLAATFMSIHRLVDVLDKQIFPNKRFERKLLLDYEKSIKTEYFHVAKMVDGMYKTFKHFEIFKNYCFFCFMGTESYLEKGGAGKAVDLDHLLLSAGDKVFVEKFESVYRKVVEYAKRDSVSAEEAEELGRFLREDMKPFNFRRYGYPDMHGVHPRRIGVPMPEYDAMKKQDMEDVHPSMVVQECETD
- a CDS encoding AMP-binding protein gives rise to the protein MKNTHYHANLTPLTFLERCGRYLSDRVAISSREGDVDFGTLLKRARRMTALLRNLGVAYGHRVGLLTHNSPQSIEAHFAIPAAGGVIVSFNPWLPSADIKKQMLYSGTRVVLASAALLQQHRELFTELSGHIVVLLDAASAPGDIDSKFRCFDIEQHKYDSLVPLDRYLRSEHDPIAINFTSGTTGNPKGVVYSHRAAYLHAMGQILMMNLTAASVYYWSLPMFHVNGWGHMWATVAAGAQQVVEQNVAQATPASLRQGIAAYKITHMAGSPRLVRQLGDETFAPSMLQGLTVLTGGAAPPPDLVDGMQRLGVELIHQYGLNETLGPFVMCEARGEWDALPREQQTRLRMRQGIAAIHAGTGLRVVDQDMRDVPWDGATLGEVLMAGNTVALGYYDNPRATESAFRDGWFHSGDMAVVHPDGYLEIKDRMKDLIHVETPYGWENISSLEIENVASQFPGIKDVAVIGMEDEQQKPTIILVYEKAAHAQIDEAAILDHCRKHLPDFKVPAHAMEANIPKTATGKVVKGALRDEVTKRRTAELGVA
- a CDS encoding cation:proton antiporter; its protein translation is MAFHLTQPESFLIAMLIIFSVPYLLWRHLKTDYYAPMVVVQIVAGIVLGPDVLGAYCGNCYNAVFSATTTQNLNGIAAWAVMIFVFVAGLELDLSNVWRYRRESGITAGLALGVPLSLGAIVGYLLSHHAGWAGPLAHGWQFTLAIGMSCSITALPILIIFLEKMELLRQPIGQRVLRYASLDDILIWSVLAVVLLDLQRLKTQLIFLVTFGLAAIGFRKLMARLTEADRWFAAIIWLAVAAFMAEWSGLHFMVGAFLAGVVIDLRWFEQKHVDLLRHYVLLLMMPVFFLSTGLKTHWSIGGAAVFAVAGLLLLAAVAGKLIGVHLAGRILKWDEGEAAIIGWLLQSKSLITIVFADVLLDKGIISGDAFTALLIMSLLSTMLTVPVVSARLASRPGLAAKVS
- a CDS encoding iron-containing redox enzyme family protein codes for the protein MKHLASHPQIKSDALRSMAYLGDLEGLVREALSNRRSPLWGALQETLFHMNLKLMSEGFALGTQRSELEWKFRALVESVEKEMLPEAHIPPHIVDPEEFLDWLKARIYEHRVTDHELFVYFDKNDLSDEEIRYFLSNYRVNMQRFHLHVAAYSLFVPFKMREELYENLHDEFGEGDFEQAHPNLFEPLMDHFGGAREDDWNPETFHLLNTKINLCWFADGLPYGLGGMGALELTIPAQQRRILANLRRRGLNEKLVRFFVVHCELDESHGDGWFAAGLPYIRSRSDFEKVYVAAMRMLDARAGVYDGILAGILRRRLEAQSRKIAADQLEAQAQVA